The following are encoded in a window of Brevibacillus sp. DP1.3A genomic DNA:
- a CDS encoding dihydrolipoamide acetyltransferase family protein → MVEFKLPDVGEGMHEGEIVKVLVRRGESVQQDQPLLEVQTDKVNAELSAPVTGIIREILIAEGETVEVGTTLLVIDAGTDAKKEETKLPEKVVNPDKTVNFAPARADHRRSLATPYIRQLAREMKLDIELITGTGAAGRVTEEDLRQFSNRLQKSAPAKFPTTAPGNERLLEASTVGVETEPVVQPKTGSATRVATSSLGDIERLPLKGIRKKIAEHMVKSVTIIPHVTSVDELEMDQLRALREKLKPHADKRNIKLTFLPFFIKALVIALKEFPTLNASIDDRTNEILLKRFYHIGIATDTPEGLIVPVIKDADHKSIFQLAEEIDQLARLAREAKLTMEHITGGTFTISNVGPIGGLQATPIINHPEVAIISLHKMEKRWVVCEDEGVIRWMMNLSLSFDHRLIDGVTAVRFTNRIKELLEDPNLLFAEMV, encoded by the coding sequence ATGGTTGAGTTCAAGCTTCCTGATGTGGGAGAAGGTATGCATGAAGGAGAAATCGTAAAAGTACTGGTTCGCAGAGGTGAATCCGTTCAACAGGATCAGCCACTCTTGGAGGTGCAGACAGACAAGGTGAATGCCGAGTTGTCTGCGCCAGTGACTGGCATCATTCGTGAAATTTTGATAGCGGAAGGGGAAACGGTAGAGGTCGGAACTACCCTTCTCGTGATAGATGCAGGTACGGATGCAAAGAAGGAAGAGACAAAGCTTCCAGAAAAGGTCGTAAACCCGGATAAGACAGTCAATTTTGCACCAGCTCGTGCTGATCACCGCCGCTCGTTGGCCACACCATACATTCGGCAGCTTGCGCGGGAAATGAAGCTGGATATCGAGTTGATCACGGGTACAGGAGCAGCAGGGCGTGTGACGGAAGAAGATTTGCGCCAATTCTCCAATCGACTGCAAAAATCAGCACCAGCTAAGTTTCCGACGACGGCTCCTGGCAATGAGCGTCTGTTGGAGGCAAGTACAGTGGGGGTTGAGACTGAACCGGTTGTTCAACCGAAAACAGGAAGCGCTACTCGTGTAGCCACTTCGTCGCTGGGAGATATCGAACGACTACCGCTAAAAGGCATCCGGAAAAAGATTGCCGAGCATATGGTGAAATCAGTCACAATCATCCCGCATGTTACTTCTGTCGATGAGCTGGAGATGGATCAGCTACGTGCTTTGCGCGAAAAGTTAAAGCCACATGCGGATAAGCGAAACATCAAGCTGACCTTCCTGCCGTTCTTTATCAAGGCGCTGGTCATTGCACTGAAGGAATTCCCGACGCTGAACGCATCGATTGACGATCGTACAAATGAAATTTTGCTCAAGCGTTTTTACCATATAGGTATTGCAACCGATACGCCTGAGGGCTTGATCGTACCAGTCATCAAGGATGCAGACCACAAATCGATTTTTCAACTCGCAGAAGAAATTGATCAACTGGCACGCTTGGCTCGAGAAGCCAAATTGACGATGGAGCACATAACAGGTGGTACCTTCACGATCAGCAATGTAGGACCAATCGGGGGGCTGCAAGCAACTCCTATCATTAATCACCCCGAAGTGGCGATTATCAGTTTGCACAAAATGGAGAAGCGCTGGGTCGTGTGTGAGGATGAAGGGGTTATTCGCTGGATGATGAACCTGTCACTTTCGTTTGATCATCGCCTGATCGATGGCGTGACGGCGGTACGTTTTACCAACCGGATCAAGGAGCTGCTGGAAGATCCGAATCTATTGTTTGCGGAGATGGTATAG
- a CDS encoding alpha-ketoacid dehydrogenase subunit beta, with the protein MKRKLTMIQAITEAMDQKLADDSRIMLLGEDIGVNGGVFRATEDLIHKYGPDRVVDTPLAEAGIIGAAIGLAMNGKIPVVEIQFLAFIYPGFEQIVSHAARMRYRTRGQYRVPMVIRTPYGAGIRGPELHSESVETFFAHVPGLKVVAPSTPYDAKGLLIAAMEDPDPVIFLEPTKLYRAFKQEVPEEMYRVPIGKAKVVQEGSDVSIFAWGAMLRVAEDAAKQIERENGLSCEVIDLRTLYPLDRDTIIASVKKTGRAVVVHEAHKTAGLGAEIISIINDEALIYMKAPVKRITGYDVPVPQFSIEDDYLPTAERVKDGIMETATF; encoded by the coding sequence ATGAAACGTAAACTGACGATGATTCAAGCAATCACGGAGGCCATGGATCAAAAATTGGCAGATGATTCACGCATAATGCTACTCGGCGAGGATATCGGCGTGAATGGTGGCGTGTTCCGGGCGACCGAAGATTTGATTCACAAATACGGTCCAGACCGTGTAGTGGACACGCCGCTAGCTGAGGCGGGAATCATCGGGGCGGCAATTGGTCTTGCCATGAACGGGAAAATTCCTGTGGTCGAGATTCAATTCCTTGCCTTTATTTATCCGGGCTTTGAACAAATTGTTTCGCATGCTGCGCGCATGCGCTATCGGACACGCGGACAGTACCGTGTACCGATGGTCATACGCACGCCGTACGGGGCAGGGATTCGCGGTCCGGAGCTTCATTCGGAGAGTGTCGAAACGTTTTTTGCCCATGTCCCGGGCTTAAAGGTTGTGGCACCAAGCACACCTTATGATGCGAAAGGCTTGCTGATTGCAGCAATGGAAGATCCTGACCCAGTCATTTTTTTGGAGCCGACCAAGCTCTATCGCGCATTTAAACAAGAGGTTCCGGAAGAAATGTATCGTGTGCCCATCGGAAAAGCGAAGGTCGTGCAGGAAGGCTCAGATGTATCCATTTTTGCTTGGGGAGCGATGCTTCGTGTCGCAGAGGATGCTGCGAAACAGATCGAGCGTGAAAACGGCTTGAGCTGTGAAGTCATTGATCTGCGCACGCTCTATCCATTGGATCGGGATACAATCATAGCCTCGGTCAAAAAGACGGGACGTGCAGTTGTCGTACACGAAGCGCATAAGACTGCTGGGTTGGGTGCAGAGATCATCTCCATAATCAATGATGAAGCATTGATCTACATGAAGGCTCCCGTGAAACGGATTACCGGATATGACGTGCCCGTCCCGCAATTTAGCATCGAGGATGACTACTTGCCAACGGCTGAACGTGTGAAGGACGGAATTATGGAAACGGCTACGTTTTAA
- the pdhA gene encoding pyruvate dehydrogenase (acetyl-transferring) E1 component subunit alpha: MSSLYQVLSPAGELVGDLKGQLDEATMIKMYENMVLVRQFDRKSINLQRQGRMGTYAPFEGQEASQVGSAMALTPGDWLFPTYRDHAAAIVHGQSMARVFLYWMGHMEGSISPKHLNIMPSCVPIATQMVHAVGTAWASKLQNEKHVSIAYFGDGASSEGDFHEALNFAGVFQTPTIFFCQNNGFAISVPFSQQSASKTIAQRSAAYDIPGVRIDGNDIFAVWLTMKEAMQRGLEGKGPTLIEAVTFRYGAHTTADDPKKYRDQESLSEEWRQERDPLQRLRVYLENQGLWNETKETELIARVNEQIDAALVEAESYPKSKPEDMFKHVYAEPSWMATEQESELVKPSKQEGIPA, translated from the coding sequence GCGGGTGAGCTGGTAGGCGATCTCAAGGGGCAATTGGACGAGGCGACGATGATCAAGATGTATGAAAATATGGTGCTGGTTCGCCAGTTTGACCGCAAGTCTATTAACCTGCAACGACAAGGAAGAATGGGCACGTATGCTCCCTTTGAAGGGCAGGAAGCTTCGCAAGTAGGCAGCGCGATGGCATTAACACCTGGAGATTGGCTTTTCCCAACCTACCGAGACCATGCGGCAGCGATCGTCCATGGTCAATCCATGGCACGGGTGTTCCTCTATTGGATGGGCCACATGGAAGGAAGTATCAGCCCGAAACATTTGAACATCATGCCGTCATGTGTACCGATTGCTACTCAAATGGTTCATGCGGTAGGGACTGCTTGGGCGAGCAAGCTACAAAACGAAAAGCATGTCAGTATCGCCTACTTTGGTGACGGGGCAAGCTCAGAAGGTGATTTTCATGAGGCATTGAATTTTGCAGGCGTGTTTCAAACACCGACCATCTTCTTCTGTCAAAACAACGGCTTCGCGATCAGCGTTCCGTTTTCACAGCAGTCTGCATCGAAAACGATTGCACAACGGTCGGCTGCTTATGACATCCCTGGGGTTCGAATAGACGGCAATGATATCTTCGCTGTTTGGCTGACCATGAAAGAAGCTATGCAACGTGGGTTAGAAGGTAAGGGACCGACATTAATCGAAGCGGTCACATTCCGCTATGGTGCACACACAACCGCAGATGATCCGAAGAAATACCGGGATCAAGAGAGCTTGTCCGAGGAATGGCGTCAAGAACGCGATCCACTCCAAAGGTTACGTGTGTATCTGGAGAATCAAGGGTTGTGGAATGAAACGAAGGAAACAGAGCTGATTGCACGGGTGAATGAACAGATCGACGCAGCTCTTGTCGAAGCAGAGAGCTATCCGAAGTCCAAACCGGAAGACATGTTCAAGCACGTCTACGCTGAACCATCGTGGATGGCAACGGAACAGGAGAGCGAGCTCGTCAAGCCATCGAAGCAGGAGGGAATCCCAGCATGA
- the lpdA gene encoding dihydrolipoyl dehydrogenase — protein MVVGEVAVETDVVVIGGGPGGYAAAIRLGQLGKSVVLIEKEVLGGVCLNRGCIPSKALIHTAGEYHKLSSLNKLGIQLPTEKATFHMPSWQTWKSSVVAQLNKGVDYLCQANGVTVVKGTATFLSSDRIGVETGGDFETYKFKQAIIATGSRPFIPSFLKTDGEYILDSTDMLALDEVPETLAIIGGGYIGMELGMAFAKLGSQVTVIEAAERILPQTAAHLSQEVLKQAKQLGMTIKIATKVEKTEVANGRVTLICTSEKNGSQSITAHKTLVTIGRVPNTGELGLAQAGVEMDERGNIPVTATGCTNKSHIYAIGDVTPGPALAHRATKQGIVAAEVIAGLPSSVDSPYVPYVIFTEPQIAGVGMTREEAELQGYKVKTATFPYRANGRALAMDEGEGFAEVIVDQESHLLLGMHVVGADASNLIGEGVLALELAARVEDVALTIHPHPTLSEVWLEAAEAVLGHAIHIVNKSKVAVSK, from the coding sequence ATGGTAGTCGGCGAAGTAGCAGTCGAAACAGATGTGGTTGTCATCGGTGGTGGTCCAGGAGGTTATGCAGCCGCTATTCGTCTCGGACAGCTGGGGAAATCGGTCGTTCTGATTGAAAAAGAAGTACTGGGTGGGGTCTGCCTGAATCGCGGATGCATTCCGTCGAAAGCATTGATTCATACAGCAGGCGAATACCACAAGCTAAGTAGTCTGAATAAGCTTGGAATCCAACTGCCGACAGAGAAAGCGACCTTCCATATGCCGAGCTGGCAGACGTGGAAGTCTTCTGTCGTTGCTCAATTGAACAAAGGGGTCGATTATCTCTGTCAGGCCAATGGGGTTACAGTGGTGAAGGGGACAGCGACATTTCTCTCGAGTGATCGGATTGGCGTAGAGACGGGTGGCGATTTTGAAACGTACAAATTCAAACAAGCGATTATCGCGACAGGATCACGTCCATTCATTCCATCGTTTTTGAAAACAGATGGAGAATATATTCTGGATTCTACCGATATGCTGGCATTGGATGAAGTACCGGAAACACTGGCCATTATCGGTGGTGGCTATATTGGAATGGAGCTCGGGATGGCGTTCGCCAAGCTTGGATCGCAGGTGACCGTCATTGAGGCAGCCGAGCGCATTTTGCCGCAAACAGCTGCCCATCTCTCTCAGGAAGTGCTCAAGCAGGCAAAACAGCTCGGGATGACGATAAAGATCGCGACAAAAGTAGAAAAGACTGAGGTAGCGAACGGAAGAGTCACGCTCATATGCACTTCGGAAAAGAACGGTTCCCAAAGTATCACCGCACATAAAACGCTCGTCACTATAGGGCGCGTGCCTAACACAGGGGAACTCGGACTTGCGCAGGCGGGAGTAGAAATGGACGAGCGCGGCAATATTCCTGTGACCGCAACAGGTTGTACGAACAAGTCGCACATTTATGCCATCGGAGATGTAACACCTGGCCCTGCGTTAGCCCATCGTGCGACGAAGCAAGGGATTGTGGCAGCCGAGGTGATCGCAGGGCTGCCTAGCAGCGTAGACTCCCCGTATGTACCTTATGTGATTTTTACCGAGCCGCAAATAGCGGGTGTGGGGATGACACGCGAAGAGGCAGAGCTTCAAGGGTACAAAGTCAAGACAGCGACGTTCCCTTATCGAGCGAATGGCAGAGCACTCGCCATGGATGAAGGAGAAGGTTTTGCAGAGGTGATTGTGGATCAAGAAAGCCATTTATTGTTGGGAATGCACGTTGTAGGTGCTGATGCATCGAACCTGATCGGGGAGGGTGTGCTGGCACTTGAGCTTGCAGCACGTGTAGAAGATGTGGCGTTAACCATACATCCTCATCCCACTTTAAGCGAGGTATGGCTGGAGGCTGCCGAAGCGGTGTTAGGTCATGCCATTCATATCGTAAACAAATCAAAAGTAGCTGTGAGCAAATAG